A genome region from Cryptococcus tetragattii IND107 chromosome 13, whole genome shotgun sequence includes the following:
- a CDS encoding 60S ribosomal protein uL22, with the protein MVRYASAHVAASNPEKFAKARGEYLRTHFKNMREVAAALSGMNLKKAYTYLADVQDHKQVIPFRRFAGGIGRASQAKQFKTTKGRWPEKSVKFILRLLKNAESNADAKDLDVEELIIKNIVVQQAPKTRRRTYRAHGRINPYQGHPCHIEIILSVPSSEVPRAKDLDTTSSKKAETIAAIEA; encoded by the exons ATG GTTCGATACGCCTCTGCCCACGTCGCTGCGAGCAACCCCGAGAAGT TCGCCAAGGCCCGAGGCGAGTACCTCCGAACTCACTTCAAGAACATGCGAGAGGTCGCCGCTGCTCTTTCTG GCAtgaacttgaagaaggcctACACCTACCTCGCCGACGTTCAGGACCACAAGCAAGTCATTCCTTTCCGACGGTTCGCTGGCGGTATTGGCCGAGCTTCTCAGGCCAAGCAATTCAAGACCACCAAGG GTCGATGGCCCGAGAAGTCTGTCAAGTTCattctccgtcttctcaAGAACGCCGAGTCCAACGCCGATGCCAAGGACCTCGACGTTGAGGAGTTGATCATCAAGAACATTGTCGTTCAGCAGGCTCCCAAGACCAGGAGGAGGACTTACCGTGCCCACGGTCGAAT CAACCCTTACCAGGGCCACCCTTGCCACATCGAGATCATCCTTTCCGTCCCTTCCTCTGAAGTCCCCCGTGCCAAGGACCTCGAcaccacctcttccaagaAGGCCGAGACCATCGCCGCTATCGAGGCTTAA
- a CDS encoding chaperone DnaK has translation MAYPSRTTRPKRQSGASSLMSKLTFFAFVLVAVLCFLPAGSQVRAEEKDVDVGTVIGIDLGTTYSCVAVQRGGKVEIIANDQGNRITPSWVAFTDEERLIGDAAKNQASNNPENTVFDAKRLIGRYFDDPDVKRDRRHWPFKIVNKEGKPMIQVNHRGDLRDFTPEEVSAMVLTKMKETAEAYLGHKVTHAVVTVPAYFNDAQRSATKDAGTIAGLTVLRIVNEPTAAAIAYGLDRTGKHESQIIVYDLGGGTFDVSLLSIEDGVFEVLATAGDTHLGGEDFDNRVIDYLVKQYKKKTDVDVTKNNRAMGKLKREVEKAKRTLSSQMSTKIEIEAFEGGNDFSETLTRAKFEELNMDLFRKTMKPVEQVLKDAGVKKDEIDDVVLVGGSTRIPKIQQLLKEYFNGKEPSKGINPDEAVAYGAAVQGGILSGEAGSSDVLLIDVCPLTLGIETTGGVMTKLIPRNSVVPTKKSQIFSTAADNQPTVRIQVYEGERSMTKDNNLLGEFDLNNIPPAPRGVPQIEVTFEIDANGILRVSAVDKGTGKSESITITNDQRRLSPEEIERMVQEAEEFADEDAAIKRKIEAMNGLQNFIFSLKSQINDAEGLGGKLSEDDKDTILSAIKEKTEWLDEHPQADAEDYEEQLSELQATVAPITSNLYGGASGSSYDDEQMPFSHDEL, from the exons ATGGCATACCCTTCAAGAACCACACGCCCAAAAAGGCAGTCTGGAGCCTCATCACTCATGTCTAAGCTCACTTTCTTCGCCTTTGTCCTCGTCGCCGTGCtctgcttccttcctgcAGGAAGCCAAGTACGCgctgaggagaaggacgttGATGTTGGAACTGTTATCGGTATTGATTTGGGAACTACATACTCTTGTGTCGC TGTTCAGAGAGGTGGAAAGGTGGAAATCATCGCCAACGACCAGGGTAACCGTATCACTCCGTCATGGGTCGCGTTCACCGATGAAGAGCGACTTATTGGTGACGCCGCTAAGAACCAGGCCTCCAATAACCCAGAGAACACCGTTTTCGACGCGAAGCGATTGATCGGTCGATACTTTGACGACCCTGATGTCAAGCGCGACAGGAGGCACTGGCCTTTCAAGATCGTTAACAAGGAGGGCAAACCCATGATCCAGGTCAACCACAGGGGCGACTTGAGGGACTTT ACCCCTGAGGAAGTATCCGCCATGGTCTTGaccaagatgaaggagactGCTGAGGCCTACCTCGGCCACAAGGTTACTCACGCCGTTGTTACTGTTCCTGCTT ATTTCAATGATGCTCAGCGATCTGCTACCAAGGATGCCGGTACTATTGCCGGTCTTACTGTTCTTCGTATCGTCAACGAGCCTACCGCCGCCGCTATCG CTTACGGTCTTGACCGAACTGGCAAGCATGAGTCTCAAATCATCGTCTACGACCTTGGTGGTGGTACTTTCGAtgtttctctcctctctatTGAAGACGGTGTCTTTGAGGTCTTGGCGACTGCTGGTGACACTCATCTTGGTGGTGAGGACTTCGACAACCGAGTCATTGATTACCTCGTCAAGCAatacaagaagaagaccgaTGTCGATGTCACCAAGAACAACAGGGCTATGGGCAAGCTCAAGcgagaggttgagaaggcgaagaggacCCTTTCTAGTCAAATGAGTACCAAGATCGAAATTGAAGCCTTCGAGGGTGGCAACGACTTCTCCGAG ACTTTGACTCGAGCCAAGTTCGAGGAGCTCAACATGGACCTTTTCAGAAAGACCATGAAGCCTGTCGAGCAGGTCCTTAAGGACGCTGGTGTCAAGAAAGACGAGATCGATGAC GTCGTCCTTGTCGGTGGTTCCACTCGTATCCCCAAGATTCAACAACTCCTCAAGGAGTACTTCAACGGCAAGGAGCCTTCTAAGGGTATCAACCCCGACGAGGCTGTTGCCTACGGCGCCGCTGTCCAAGGTGGTATCTTGTCTGGCGAAGCTGGTAGCAGCGACGTTCTTCTTATCGATGTCTGCCCCTTGACTCTCGGTATCGAGACCACTGGTGGTGTCATGACCAAGCTTATCCCCCGAAACTCTGTTGTTCCTACCAAGAAGTCCCAAATCTTCTCTACTGCCGCCGACAACCAGCCCACCGTTAGGATCCAGGTCTACGAGGGTGAACGATCCATGACCAAGGACAACAACCTTCTTGGTGAATTCGACTTGAACAACATCCCCCCTGCCCCTCGTGGTGTTCCTCAGATTGAGGTCACATTTGAGATCGATG CCAACGGTATCCTCCGAGTCTCTGCTGTTGACAAGGGCACTGGCAAGTCTGAGTctatcaccatcaccaacGACCAACGACGACTTTCCCCCGAGGAGATTGAGCGAATGGTTCAGGAG GCTGAGGAGTTCGCCGACGAGGATGCCGCTatcaagaggaagattgaggCCATGAACGGCCTTCAGA atttcatcttcagccTCAAGTCTCAGATTAACGATGCTGAAGGTTTGGGTGGCAAGCTTTCTGAGGACGACAAGGACACTATTCTTTCTGCcatcaaggagaagaccgAGTGGCTCGACGAGCACCCTCAAGCTGACGCTGAGGACTACGAGGAGCAGCTTTCTGAGCTCCAGGCTACCGTTGCT CCTATCACTTCCAACTTGTATGGTGGTGCCAGTGGTTCATCTTACGATGACGAGCAGATGCCTTTTAGCCACGACGAGCTTTAA